In Desulfofustis limnaeus, the genomic stretch CCAAACTGCGGATCGCCCCTGCGAGTCGCCAACGACTGGCAGACAGAATCCGGGAAGTGCTGAAAGGCGCTTGCGGTCGTAACCTGAAGAAGACAATCAGTGAACTTTCGCCAATCCTTCGCGGCTGGATGGCCTATTTCAGGCTCACCGAAGTAAAAGGAGTGTTGGAAGAGCTTGACGGTTGGATCAGGCGTAAACTGCGCTGCATTCTTTGGCGCCAATGGAAACGTCGCTTCACGCGCGCACGCAATCTGATGAAGGCAGGGCTGACGAAGGAACGCGCCTGGCGCTCAGTGAGCAACCAGCGTGGTCCATGGTGGAACAGTGGTGCAAGCCACATGAACCACGCGTTTCGGAAAGCCTATTTTGATCGATTAGGGTTAGTGTCTTTGCTTGATACAATGCGAAGACTCCAGTGTATTCAATGAACCGCCGGATGCGGAACCGCATGTCCGGTGGTGTGGGAGGACGGCAGGGGTGACCCTGCCTCCTACCCGATGTGAGACAATGACCAGTAAACACCAGCCGCACGGACGGAACAAGACTGCAGCGGACGCTGCCGATGTCATCATCGTGCCCCGGCGCTCGCGACAGGTGAATCCACTGCCGGAGTTGGCGTTGCTGGTGGTGAATCACTCTGAAGCGGATCTGGCTGTCTCTCTCGCTCTGGCGGATGGCGCCTGCCGTAACCCGTTTTTTCATTGGCAGCTCGTGGTGGATCGACAGCAGCGGTATTGTTTGGCCGGTCCAGCCCTGGGTGCACCTGCCGCTGGTCTTTTAATGGAGCAATTGCTGGTGCATGGAGTCAATCGCTTCCTTCTGGTCAGCTGTTGTGGCAGTCTCGATCCGGCCAGTGAGATCGGCGATCTGGTGGTGCCCGTTGCGACGGTGACCGACACGAACCTGTCTCGCTGGTATACCGATAGGGACGTGCTGGCCACCGACGCTTCGTTACAACGGGGCCTGAGTGCGTTCGTTTCTCGTCAGGGACTAGCCACTGCGTCCGGCGTTATCTGGTCGACCGACGCTCCTTATAGAGAGCACCGTTCCGAGCTGTTGGCCCTGCGCCACCACTATGGGGTGGGTTTTGTCGATATGGAGTTTTCCAGTCTCTGTGCCATCGCTACCTATCGTGGCGTGAGTCTGGCGTCGTTGTTTGTTGTTTCTGATTATCTCTGGACCAAAGCGTGGCGGCCGGGATTTACATCCTCACGCTTTCGACACCGTTGTAAAACGATTTTGTCGGCTTGTATCG encodes the following:
- a CDS encoding phosphorylase family protein; the encoded protein is MTSKHQPHGRNKTAADAADVIIVPRRSRQVNPLPELALLVVNHSEADLAVSLALADGACRNPFFHWQLVVDRQQRYCLAGPALGAPAAGLLMEQLLVHGVNRFLLVSCCGSLDPASEIGDLVVPVATVTDTNLSRWYTDRDVLATDASLQRGLSAFVSRQGLATASGVIWSTDAPYREHRSELLALRHHYGVGFVDMEFSSLCAIATYRGVSLASLFVVSDYLWTKAWRPGFTSSRFRHRCKTILSACIGHGTEVFRSE